One Ictalurus punctatus breed USDA103 chromosome 10, Coco_2.0, whole genome shotgun sequence genomic region harbors:
- the si:zfos-943e10.1 gene encoding GRAM domain-containing protein 2B isoform X2, with amino-acid sequence MEHEKRPSLLERADAVEGEDVVSYPVESGTLLMKAKKEKMVKKKLEQKKAFSLEEAQLEMEQQSKCQSRPALPRSQTIGGPLERNDSMNSRSSFMKHNKTFHKLFPDIPESEDLLHAYICALQREVPYHGRLYITENNVCFHSSVLLKATKVVIPVSNITVLKKQNTALLVPNALSIRSNLGEKYLFVSLRNREGCYRLLCAVCLHLEDGSPNSSPLFSSAENSFDQGKLVNSSQSSLTDACEELDGTDSGLLLQPSPTILHRASISNGSPSNLRSPRRDDESPTEEHTGGSWMWSVTDGARSLLIQRGATNLNTLLLIYLMLVVLLVLSSGYIGLRIVALEEQLTTLGALPEFTLHSGYKDT; translated from the exons CTACCCAGTGGAGAGCGGGACTCTCCTCATGAAAGCCAAGAAGGAGAAGATGGTGAAAAAGAAGCTGGAACAAAAGAAAGCCTTTAGTCTGGAGGAAGCTCAGCTCGAGATGGAGCAGCAGAGCAAGTGCCAGAGCAGGCCGGCCCTGCCCAG GTCTCAGACAATTGGAGGACCTTTGGAAAGGAACGACAGCATGAACTCAAGAAGT AGCTTCATGAAGCACAACAAAACTTTCCACAAACTCTTTCCAGACATCCCTGAGAGCGAAGACTTATTACACG CCTACATCTGTGCTCTGCAGAGAGAGGTACCATACCATGGTCGTCTCTATATCACAGAAAACAACGTGTGCTTTCACTCCTCTGTTCTTCTCAAGGCCACCAAG GTGGTGATCCCCGTGTCTAATATCACTGTGCTGAAGAAGCAGAACACAGCGCTGCTGGTGCCAAACGCTCTGTCCATCCGCAGCAACCTGGGAGAAAAG tATTTGTTCGTGTCTCTGCGGAACCGCGAAGGCTGCTACAGGCTGCTGTGCGCTGTTTGCTTACATCTGGAGGATGGCAGCCCCAACAGCAGCCCTCTTTTCTCGTCCGCCGAGAACAGCTTCGATCAGGGCAAACTGGTG aacTCAAGTCAGTCAAGCCTGACTGATGCCTGCGAGGAGCTTGATGGAACAGATTCTGGTCTTTTACTGCAACCTTCACCTACTATACTTCACAGAG CCTCAATCTCGAATGGAAGTCCTTCAAATTTAAGAAGTCCTCGCAGAGATGATGAGAGTCCGACAGAGGAGCACACGG ggggctCATGGATGTGGAGTGTGACTGACGGAGCCAGATCACTGCTCATCCAGAGAGGAGCCACCAacctcaacaccctgctgctcATTTACTTAATGCT ggtggtGCTGCTCGTGTTGTCCTCTGGGTACATCGGCCTGCGTATTGTGGCTCTGGAGGAACAGCTGACCACTCTAGGAGCCTTGCCTGAATTCACCCTACACAGCGG GTACAAGGACACATAA
- the si:zfos-943e10.1 gene encoding GRAM domain-containing protein 2B isoform X3, translated as MHRSLSLRLSKVLHDYSYPVESGTLLMKAKKEKMVKKKLEQKKAFSLEEAQLEMEQQSKCQSRPALPRSQTIGGPLERNDSMNSRSSFMKHNKTFHKLFPDIPESEDLLHAYICALQREVPYHGRLYITENNVCFHSSVLLKATKVVIPVSNITVLKKQNTALLVPNALSIRSNLGEKYLFVSLRNREGCYRLLCAVCLHLEDGSPNSSPLFSSAENSFDQGKLVNSSQSSLTDACEELDGTDSGLLLQPSPTILHRASISNGSPSNLRSPRRDDESPTEEHTGGSWMWSVTDGARSLLIQRGATNLNTLLLIYLMLVVLLVLSSGYIGLRIVALEEQLTTLGALPEFTLHSGYKDT; from the exons ATGCATAGATCTCTCAGTTTGAGATTATCCAAAGTACTACATGATTACAG CTACCCAGTGGAGAGCGGGACTCTCCTCATGAAAGCCAAGAAGGAGAAGATGGTGAAAAAGAAGCTGGAACAAAAGAAAGCCTTTAGTCTGGAGGAAGCTCAGCTCGAGATGGAGCAGCAGAGCAAGTGCCAGAGCAGGCCGGCCCTGCCCAG GTCTCAGACAATTGGAGGACCTTTGGAAAGGAACGACAGCATGAACTCAAGAAGT AGCTTCATGAAGCACAACAAAACTTTCCACAAACTCTTTCCAGACATCCCTGAGAGCGAAGACTTATTACACG CCTACATCTGTGCTCTGCAGAGAGAGGTACCATACCATGGTCGTCTCTATATCACAGAAAACAACGTGTGCTTTCACTCCTCTGTTCTTCTCAAGGCCACCAAG GTGGTGATCCCCGTGTCTAATATCACTGTGCTGAAGAAGCAGAACACAGCGCTGCTGGTGCCAAACGCTCTGTCCATCCGCAGCAACCTGGGAGAAAAG tATTTGTTCGTGTCTCTGCGGAACCGCGAAGGCTGCTACAGGCTGCTGTGCGCTGTTTGCTTACATCTGGAGGATGGCAGCCCCAACAGCAGCCCTCTTTTCTCGTCCGCCGAGAACAGCTTCGATCAGGGCAAACTGGTG aacTCAAGTCAGTCAAGCCTGACTGATGCCTGCGAGGAGCTTGATGGAACAGATTCTGGTCTTTTACTGCAACCTTCACCTACTATACTTCACAGAG CCTCAATCTCGAATGGAAGTCCTTCAAATTTAAGAAGTCCTCGCAGAGATGATGAGAGTCCGACAGAGGAGCACACGG ggggctCATGGATGTGGAGTGTGACTGACGGAGCCAGATCACTGCTCATCCAGAGAGGAGCCACCAacctcaacaccctgctgctcATTTACTTAATGCT ggtggtGCTGCTCGTGTTGTCCTCTGGGTACATCGGCCTGCGTATTGTGGCTCTGGAGGAACAGCTGACCACTCTAGGAGCCTTGCCTGAATTCACCCTACACAGCGG GTACAAGGACACATAA
- the si:zfos-943e10.1 gene encoding GRAM domain-containing protein 2B isoform X1, producing the protein MLENKRERLKTFLRKIDEKAIFGIKHLMKESYPVESGTLLMKAKKEKMVKKKLEQKKAFSLEEAQLEMEQQSKCQSRPALPRSQTIGGPLERNDSMNSRSSFMKHNKTFHKLFPDIPESEDLLHAYICALQREVPYHGRLYITENNVCFHSSVLLKATKVVIPVSNITVLKKQNTALLVPNALSIRSNLGEKYLFVSLRNREGCYRLLCAVCLHLEDGSPNSSPLFSSAENSFDQGKLVNSSQSSLTDACEELDGTDSGLLLQPSPTILHRASISNGSPSNLRSPRRDDESPTEEHTGGSWMWSVTDGARSLLIQRGATNLNTLLLIYLMLVVLLVLSSGYIGLRIVALEEQLTTLGALPEFTLHSGYKDT; encoded by the exons CTACCCAGTGGAGAGCGGGACTCTCCTCATGAAAGCCAAGAAGGAGAAGATGGTGAAAAAGAAGCTGGAACAAAAGAAAGCCTTTAGTCTGGAGGAAGCTCAGCTCGAGATGGAGCAGCAGAGCAAGTGCCAGAGCAGGCCGGCCCTGCCCAG GTCTCAGACAATTGGAGGACCTTTGGAAAGGAACGACAGCATGAACTCAAGAAGT AGCTTCATGAAGCACAACAAAACTTTCCACAAACTCTTTCCAGACATCCCTGAGAGCGAAGACTTATTACACG CCTACATCTGTGCTCTGCAGAGAGAGGTACCATACCATGGTCGTCTCTATATCACAGAAAACAACGTGTGCTTTCACTCCTCTGTTCTTCTCAAGGCCACCAAG GTGGTGATCCCCGTGTCTAATATCACTGTGCTGAAGAAGCAGAACACAGCGCTGCTGGTGCCAAACGCTCTGTCCATCCGCAGCAACCTGGGAGAAAAG tATTTGTTCGTGTCTCTGCGGAACCGCGAAGGCTGCTACAGGCTGCTGTGCGCTGTTTGCTTACATCTGGAGGATGGCAGCCCCAACAGCAGCCCTCTTTTCTCGTCCGCCGAGAACAGCTTCGATCAGGGCAAACTGGTG aacTCAAGTCAGTCAAGCCTGACTGATGCCTGCGAGGAGCTTGATGGAACAGATTCTGGTCTTTTACTGCAACCTTCACCTACTATACTTCACAGAG CCTCAATCTCGAATGGAAGTCCTTCAAATTTAAGAAGTCCTCGCAGAGATGATGAGAGTCCGACAGAGGAGCACACGG ggggctCATGGATGTGGAGTGTGACTGACGGAGCCAGATCACTGCTCATCCAGAGAGGAGCCACCAacctcaacaccctgctgctcATTTACTTAATGCT ggtggtGCTGCTCGTGTTGTCCTCTGGGTACATCGGCCTGCGTATTGTGGCTCTGGAGGAACAGCTGACCACTCTAGGAGCCTTGCCTGAATTCACCCTACACAGCGG GTACAAGGACACATAA